One window of the Sphaerochaeta associata genome contains the following:
- a CDS encoding tripartite tricarboxylate transporter TctB family protein has protein sequence MLTKKITSKMVIPVVTAIIAIVFIYFGITKYGFMHEVRGPLPGFFPTIIGFMLLGLSILAFIGSLKEEGPGFPIANWYPALGVIAIMLSTLVIGMLPSLAIFVLLWLRWFEKFSWKATLIGFAVIMAIVIGAFVMWLGVPFPKGFIYNLIAY, from the coding sequence ATGCTGACCAAGAAGATTACAAGCAAGATGGTGATTCCGGTGGTGACTGCAATTATTGCTATTGTTTTCATCTATTTCGGAATTACCAAGTATGGATTCATGCATGAGGTGAGAGGCCCTCTCCCTGGCTTTTTCCCCACCATCATCGGGTTTATGCTGCTGGGTCTGAGTATTCTTGCCTTTATTGGCTCGCTGAAAGAGGAGGGCCCTGGATTTCCAATCGCAAACTGGTATCCCGCCCTCGGCGTGATAGCCATCATGCTCTCAACGCTGGTAATCGGGATGCTGCCAAGCTTGGCAATCTTTGTGTTGCTGTGGCTGCGCTGGTTTGAAAAATTCAGCTGGAAGGCCACCCTGATTGGATTTGCCGTCATTATGGCAATCGTCATCGGTGCGTTTGTGATGTGGCTTGGGGTCCCTTTCCCCAAGGGCTTCATCTACAACCTGATTGCGTACTAA
- a CDS encoding tripartite tricarboxylate transporter permease, with the protein MENLQMLFMGFSVLFTMENILATLLGAILGLIVGAMPGIGSLAGVALLLPLTYKFNPTTAIIMLGALYYSNMYGGAFSAILLNIPGDSPAVMTALDGYPMATKRNRPGQALFTANISSFTGGTIGILILTFMGPLLANVGLKFGPAEMTSLLLVAMTSIGWLVGENPTKGVVLTMVGILLATMGMDTLTGSPRYDFGNMYLLGGIPFTPFVIGAVGFSQVLKLMEERNKTIDGKVNQKLTIKGSLLTFHDLKRLLPPAIRSGFMGTFVGVLPGAGATTGAFLGYAMQKAFKSEEPLGSGAIEGIAACESANNAAAAGAFAPLLALGIPGSGTGAVLLGGLMMWGLNPGPLLFSTNPDFAWGLIASLFLANILTLIIAVGIIPFLIKILTVPVRMLIPIITVVCVVGGYSTSNSMYGVIIMFLSGVFGYILDRNGYSVAPMLLAFVLAPLLESNMRKAFIISNGKLGIFFDKPISAFLLLVLFAIVLTPVVKFVLRKAGILKKK; encoded by the coding sequence ATGGAAAATTTACAAATGCTGTTCATGGGCTTTTCAGTCCTTTTTACCATGGAAAACATCCTTGCAACCTTATTAGGAGCAATACTTGGGTTGATTGTAGGAGCCATGCCAGGTATCGGATCTCTTGCAGGCGTTGCCTTGCTTTTGCCCCTTACTTATAAGTTCAATCCCACAACCGCAATCATCATGCTTGGAGCCCTGTATTACTCCAATATGTACGGCGGTGCCTTCAGTGCCATTCTGCTCAATATCCCCGGTGACTCCCCGGCAGTTATGACTGCCTTGGATGGATATCCGATGGCTACCAAGCGAAACCGTCCTGGTCAAGCCTTGTTTACTGCAAACATATCCTCATTTACTGGTGGTACCATCGGAATTCTGATTCTTACCTTCATGGGCCCCCTGCTTGCAAACGTAGGCTTGAAGTTCGGTCCAGCGGAAATGACATCGCTTCTATTGGTTGCGATGACATCCATCGGCTGGTTGGTCGGCGAGAATCCGACAAAAGGTGTTGTGCTGACAATGGTCGGCATACTTCTGGCAACAATGGGTATGGACACTCTTACCGGCAGTCCGCGCTATGACTTTGGAAACATGTATCTGCTTGGAGGCATCCCGTTCACTCCCTTTGTCATTGGTGCTGTTGGTTTCAGCCAAGTGCTCAAACTGATGGAAGAAAGGAACAAGACAATTGATGGCAAGGTAAACCAGAAGTTGACCATCAAAGGATCGTTGCTGACCTTTCACGATCTGAAGAGACTGTTGCCTCCTGCTATCAGAAGTGGTTTCATGGGAACATTTGTCGGTGTTTTACCCGGCGCAGGAGCAACCACCGGTGCATTCCTTGGCTATGCAATGCAGAAGGCTTTCAAGAGTGAAGAGCCGCTCGGAAGCGGTGCAATCGAGGGTATTGCTGCATGTGAATCTGCCAACAATGCTGCTGCAGCTGGTGCCTTTGCTCCTCTGCTTGCCTTGGGTATCCCGGGCTCCGGTACCGGTGCCGTCCTGCTCGGCGGCCTGATGATGTGGGGCCTCAATCCTGGGCCGCTGCTCTTCTCCACCAATCCTGACTTCGCCTGGGGCTTGATCGCCAGCCTGTTCCTTGCGAACATCCTGACCCTGATTATTGCAGTGGGAATCATCCCTTTCCTGATCAAGATCCTGACTGTTCCGGTACGTATGTTGATTCCGATCATCACTGTTGTCTGCGTCGTCGGCGGATACAGCACCTCAAACTCCATGTACGGGGTGATCATCATGTTCCTCTCAGGCGTATTCGGCTACATTCTCGACCGTAATGGCTACAGTGTTGCTCCGATGCTCCTGGCATTCGTACTTGCACCGCTGCTTGAATCGAATATGAGAAAGGCTTTCATCATCAGCAACGGAAAGCTTGGCATCTTCTTCGACAAACCGATTTCGGCCTTCCTGCTGCTCGTTCTCTTTGCCATAGTATTGACCCCTGTTGTGAAGTTTGTATTGAGAAAAGCGGGCATTTTAAAAAAGAAGTAA